The window TTGATATACCACTGATAAAAGTTGTTATAATAGAGATACACGTTTGTAGGTCTAAACATCATTACGTCTTTGTCTCTTACCCCTcatgtatctttattttattggtgtttaggtgAATCTAGATCATTTTCAATCTTATCCACGAAACAATTTAATGTAGAAACACTGACATATTTCTACAAATACATTCCATCGCCAACTCAATTATTTAAAACTCTTGTAACTTCAACATACACACGTCCATATAAATTATCAAAAATCTCTACGACCTAATTTATACAACCAAATTATATAAACGTTTTCATATTCACGTatacttcttttttctcttttgtatatacttcttctttttctcttttttttttattttttttgttattgttatcACTACCACTACTGCCTTCGCCACTACctccttctttctccttttttttttttttaaattttttctttttcctttttttcctctATCATCATCGTCATATcataaagagaaaaacaaaaaaattataaaaaataaaataaaataaaataaagaagataagaaaaatatttaaattatgtaaaatttataaaaaaaaaaataccgaaATTTCTTAATAATAACATAGATATCTTAGTTTTGACATTGAAATTTCGGTGTCACTTTAAAcaaattttagtgttatttttgtttCTAACATGAATTCAATTCAATAAGTGTGaatctacattcattcaactaaataaaATTGTATACATATTTATTTAAGTCTACTATGAGAAGAATACTCCTAAAAGAAGATGtaagagtaaaagaaaaaaaaatcaaaagaataataagaaGCAAAAAAAATGCAACAGTTCtgtatttgtaacaaaattttgatGTTAAAATTATGAAATTTCGATGCTATTTTTGTTTATGGCAAGAATTTAATCCAATCAGTATAGCTCAAAAAATTGGTGTcacagaaaaaaaattttcaatgttattttttgataaattttgtataaCTCAAAATTCCTCTCCTTCGTTAtcatcttcttattttttttattccaacttctcataattcttttattttttttttgtgactgaacataacacaaagaaaaaacACCTAAGAGAAAGAGTAGCACTcctctctaataataatgtctaaattattaggGGGCTGTAACCACTCTAGATACACCTGCTTGTTTAAAGCAGCAGTCTTAGCCATTAAATCAGCCGCTCTATTTGTTGTATGCTGAATGAGCACTAAAGTAGCTGTCCAATTGCGTTGaagcatctctttgattttgtcaagcagatcagagtcattcgtaatcatgctggttgtgcctcgcgaaacaagaagaaacgcatcaagattatcagtttcacatatGACCTCTTTACACTCGCAATCCCAAGCCATAACAAGCCCTCTTCAAATAGCATGAAACTCACAAGAGAGAACACTAGAAAGAGATATACTAGCAGAACAACCTTTCATCCAAGTTCCCATGTTGTCTCTAATAATACATCTAAAGCCAGCTAATTGCCCATTTTCAAAAACGCTTGCATCGCAGTTCACTTTACAGACatttattggaggtggttcccaATTATATTGCAAAGAGAaaggaataatatgtttttggttGGTAACAACCTTAGAGAAATCGCGAGCAGCATGTTGAACTAAGTGAACAATTTTCTCCTTACTCCATGGATCATCTTGATGGAAGATGTCATTGTTCCTatccctccaaatccaccaaaaggcCGCTGCAAAGAGAAACTCATTTTTGTTGAGGTTAGAACGAATTCAAGACACAAAATTCAAACTAGAGTCCTCAGCGGTCATTCCCAAATTTAAGCTAATCCAAATCTGACGAGCTTTTTGGCAAGTCCTAAAGCAGTGGTTAATATCCTCTAGAGCAAGATAACATCGCtgacaaaaatcagaagtagCAAGACCTCTTTGAAACCGGTAACTAGCTATGGGAACTCCGTTGTTGAGACAAAGCCAGAGCAGACACTTTATCTTCTTCGGTATTCTcaagcgccaaagccaaagccaattttcattatcgttccagccaaatttcttcttcaatagccattcatacccgcttttagtcgagtaggtgagagtatttgagtttgtccaaaaccaacctgTTTTATCTCCTGCCTGCTTGATAGGATCAAAGAGCATCAAATCAATTTTAACTTCTTCCGAAATCATTGTGCAAAGAATATCCCACCGCCAATGTCCATGGTACCAGACATCTTCTAGCTTCAAGTGAGAATCAGAGATGTGCACAAAAGGAACCAAAGGAGCTAGCGTTCCACATGGTTGCCAAGCATGATACCAAAAGATTGAGATATCCTGCCTGTACACCAATCAAAACCATCACgaagcttttctattgtcttataaatcgctcgccaagtgcttgaaacattattagaaaaattgGGTGAAAAGCAAGACCTCCCAGATAAATATTTTGCCAACATAATTCTTACCCAAAACTTATCATTATTATGCAGTAATTGCCAAACAAGCTTTCCTAATAAACAAAATTTACACACTGGGTATCTCTAATTCCCAAgcctccatattttcttggagTGACAACTTTGCTCCACTTGACATAATTTAAGCAACGCTCCCTCACCTTTCccttccacaagaattgtctaagcacagaATCAATCTTTTGACAAACCGAAGTAGGAAAAAGAGTCACTTACATCTGATAAATAGGAAGAGAAGAAGCAACAGATTTAATTAAGCAAAGCCTGCCTGCTCTGTTAAGGAGCCGACCTTTCCAACTAGCCAGCCTATTCTTGATCTTCTCTAAAGAGTCCGAAAAAACAGACCTAGCAGCTCGAGgatgattaaggttcacccccaAGTATTTGCCTAGGTCACTAGTAAATGGAATATGAGAAACACCAGACAACATTTCCTTCCTTCTATTAGAGATATTTCTAGAACAaatagctttagatttttcaatgTTAACCTTCATACCTAAAGCTTTGCAGAACAACTCCAAGGTGTGCACAACATTCTGAACTTGATTTTTCTTCGCTttacaaaaaaggaggaggtcatctgcaaacatcaagtgAGAAACTCTAGGTCCTCCTCTAGAAACAGCCACACCATCCCAAATACCCTTGTCAACTTGTTTGGAAATGAAGCACGCCAATCTCTCCatgcacaaaataaataaataaggagaaaTTGGATCTCCTTGTCTGAGCCTTCTGCGAGGCTGGAAGCTGTCCAATCTATTCTCATTCCAAAGGATGGAAAGATTTGAAGCCTGAAAACAATTCATTACAAGCCGAATAATTAGAGAAGGAAAGCCAAAAGATTCAAGAGTGTGCTAAAAAAATTCCAATCAACTCTATCGTAAGTCTtttctaaatcaatcttaaaagccatagctccttttctagactttgtccgcttaagaaagtgaagaacttcttgggccacaataatattatcaggcGCTCTTCTACCATGTATAAACCCTCCATGAGTTGGGCTAACAATCTCATCCAAAAAAGGTCGTAATCTATTAACCAGCACTTTAGTCACTAGcttataaattacattacaaGGGCTTATTGGCCGAAAATCCTTCAATCTAGTTGGAGGGTCGCATTTAGGgataagaacaatcaaagtttccAACAAAAAATGGCTTAAAGTCTCCCCTAAAAATGCTTTCTGAACAGTACGCCACACCTCATGACCCACCACATCCCAATATTCCTTgaagaaaaaaacttgaaaaccatCCGGCCCAGGAGTTTTGAACGAGCTCATATTATCCAGAGCTTCTTTAACCTCCAACATTGTTACTGGTTTAGACAAATTATCACAAGCATCCTGGCTAAGAGATGGCATAGGAATTTCTCCCATGCAATTAACCTCAACAGGCTCAGTAGagcaaaaaaaatttttgaaaaaatgaacgACCTCTCTTTGCAAAACTTCCGGATCATTAGACCAGGACCCATCACTGACCAGCAACCCATGAACCTTGTTAGATTTTCTTCTAATGATGGTTTGCATATGGAAAAAGCTAGTATTTCTATTACCATACCGAACCCATTGATCTTTTGACTTCTAGTACCAAAGCAATTCTTCCTGGGCCAAAACTAGATTATACTCAACTCTCAATTCTTCCTCTTTGTGCTTCAAAATCGGATCATCGTCAGCTTCCATTTTCCGTTGAATACAATTCAAATAAGCCTCCAATTccctctttttaataaaaatattgccgAAGACCGTAGAGTTGAATTCCAACGAAGCTTCTTGAAACCCCAACaacttcctatggatgccaaagtCTGTACTATTCCAAGATTTCTGAACAATGACCTTGTAATCAGGATGCGTTGCCCATGCCGCTTGGAATCTAAAAGGCCGGTTTCCTTTCTTGATAGGAACTCCTTGACATTGAATAAGTAGGGACAATGATCAGAGTGGGAATGGCTGAGAATTTCAACAAAAGCTTCTGAAAAAAGAAGACGCCATTCTGCAGTACAGTAAGCTCTATCCAATCTCTTTGTAATTTCTCTGTTTCCTTGAATTTTACGGAACCAAGTAAACCGTCTTCCAGAGGTTGTCAGATCAAAAAGACCACAAGAATCTAGAGTACTTGCAAAGACACTATTGCGGGTCGAATAGTAATTACCCCCCTTCACCTCATGAACactcaaaatatcattaaaatcccCAACCACCACCCATGGGTCCTAAATGTACAAACCAATATCAAGCAGATGACTCCATAATTCTACTCTATTAGTGGCTTGAGGGCTGCCATAAACCGCACTGCAAATCCATCTTCGTCCACTACCATCAATTTCCAAAGTTACACATTGATTCACAGCCCAAAGAATTTTACAAGAAAATGTTAAATTAGCAGAGAGGAACCAAATTCCTCCCTTatgtccaacagcatctacaatcCCTACAGGATAATAGCCTAATCTCCCCCAAAATTCTTTCATAGTTTCAAACCCAATATGAGTttccaccaaaataaaaaaagttggttGAAATTTTCGTACTAACTCCTTACAGTGCACCCGAGACATCTTATTTGACGCCCCCTTACATtccaattaataatatttaaatggtcacaatccataaaaataaattaaataattggaatTTATAATCATTTTACCTCACGTTGATGGACCCCTATCTCCAATTGTCTTCTGGTGGACTTGCGTCGCAGAACCATCATTCTTCTGTTGAAGTTGGTTCTCCAAGTTTGTTGTTGCACTAGCTTTATCAAGCTCTTTTTGTACTCGAGAATCTGTTGACAATACTTCAGTAGGTGAGTTTTGAAGAGAAATAGGACGCTGCCTTTTGTGCCCTGCTTTAAAAAAAAGGAGTACTCTGATCCTTGAAAGCCACCTGAGTTGTTCCCAAAGAGCCAAGCGTGGATGAAAGATCTTTCTTTTCCTTAGGCTCCACCTTTGCATTTGATGAGGATCCAACATGCATTTTATTAGACTCAAGAAAATTTCTTACTCACCAAATTGGAGCATATTGCTACATTGCTTTTTTTGGCACCACATTGGGGCCTTTACCCACTTTTTCCTTGCCTTTTCTACTAACTGTAACCCATTCACCCTCTTTTGCTTGAGTATCCCTCTCCATGCGTGATTCTTGTAAATTATCATGCACAAGACCCGCTGCTCCATGCTTCTCCATAATTGGAATTGATTTGGCattaattcaaaattcaaaagttgaattttgattttttactgGATTTTGACTACCTTCTGCCGTTTCCTCGTTGTTATCCACCGGAAATAGTGACGACAAATTTTTCTCCTTCACCATGGTTTCCTACTTTCCGTTTCGCACATTCTCTTATTACATGCCCAAAGCAGCTACATTTTTCACAAAGTAAATTCAACTGCTCATATTCTATAATCAACTTGAATCTTTTTTATGATTGGAAGTCCCAAGTTAATTTGCACACATGCTCTTGCATACTTTCCCCTCTCCGCAGACTTGGTGGCTAAGTCGATGCGGATCGGTTTACCAACAGCTGACGCAATCATTTTCATGGTTCTCTCTTGATAATAGTTAATGTTTAAACCTGTGATTCTTATCCAAACCATGGTAGATCCAAAAGTGTTTTCACAAGGTTTAAATGAAGAATTCCAAGGTGTTTTCACAAGGTCTAAATGAAGAACTCCAAGGTTTAACCGCAACATAACTACCAGTAATCATCCACGGTCCTCCAAGAAGAACTTTTTCTCTATCCTCCAAGAGATCAAACTTGACTAAGAAATAGCCAAAACCGACATCTAGTACCTCATATCCTCCTTTGGTTCTCCAGACTTCTTTAAGCCTGTGCGTGATCGCCGTATAGCTAAAGTTTTTTCCAAGAACTTTGATCACAATGACATTTTTGTAAGGCTTTGCCAATATCTCCTTTGCTTCTTCAGTGAACATCACAGTTGGTATCTCCGAATCGCCTTGCTTACCAACTACTGTAGACATCTTATCCCCATCTTATCGCCTTGTTATTGTCTCCTTTAATTCCCTCCTTTTCACCTGATGCATGCCCACCTCTACTCTCCCCCTTATTGCTCCCCTTCACCCACCTCCACTCTCCCCCTTATTGCTCTCGCCGGCTGCCTCGCTATGTGCCACCCTCGAAGACTCTCCCACGCTCTCTCCCCtttctatttcaaaattcaaaattcaaaattcaaaaaaaaaaaaacccaccgAGAGgactttgaaaagaaaaaaaaaatacaacaataaaaaaaacaatgacaaagaaatatataaagaagaaaaagaaacacagaACACAAAGAACACAAAAAACACTAATAATGAAGCTGATTTTTGTTGGATTTAAACTATCTTCGTTGCAAGAAAATCTTGGCATCACTCATAAATTATAGGTCACTTTTATTCACAATAAAAACGTCAACCTCTGAAAATAGAGGATAACTATCCATAAGACACAATAcaacattaaataataataataattataacacCGCTCACAAATTTACCTAGTTTTCCGTCCTAAGAACTTAAAATAGTGGAGAAAGTATCAAAATGGAACAACTTTACTATCATGTTTGTGTCTATATCCAATCCAAGATTTCCTGGCTAATAACTTATAATTTTGTTCAGATTTAAAAAGGATGTTAAAAGCAGTTGTGTTGTTTGAACATTAGTTCTGCCATTTCTTTATATAAAGCTTTTCCGCAGTTTCAGTCTATCCAATTGATCCcccaaaagataaaaataaaactcAATACTGGTAATTTTATAAATGCTTACGTCCATTCAAAATGTAGCAACCTTAATCAAAACTCTACCAAAATCGAAGACAAACAAAGAACATACCATTTCATGCAACAAAATCACATGTTTACTTAAAGCACTTAGCATCCAAAAGAGACTCTCCCTCAAATGGTTCATGATCTTCAATCATCTGATTGACGCGTTCCTTTTGATTTTCATCAGATATGTCAACCTTACTCCACTCATAAAGCTCCATGTCATAGCATTCATCCATCACAAACTTGGGAATTTCTTGCCCACGGAAAAGCCACAACCCCTTCACCTTGAATGGTGGCTCGGATCCAATCACGAGCATCTTTCCAAATGCATACTTACGGGCCAAATCCATCCGCTGAAGAAACCCACCAACCTTGTTCATCGTCACAAACGAAACAGTGTTCTCATCGTTGTACTTGTAATCACAGAACCACAAAGAATATCCTTCCGGATCATACATGTCCCAAAATCCTgcattatatgaaaaaaaattggaatCCATTTATTAAGACATAATTTGAAATGACAAGTAACCATAAATCTTGCAACGGATCAAGCTACACAGATACAATGAAACAATGAAAATACCTTTGATTGCAACCTCACGGAAATTAGTTTTGGTGTTTGAATAGAGCCTTTTCCATTCATCCAATACCATCTTACTTGGGGGGAGAAGATCAAGAGGATTCTTGGGTTTTGGCTTGGgagcttcttcttcctcctcttctgcTTTGGGCTTTTCCGGTTCTTTTTTCGCCTCTTTCTTTGCCTCTTTCTTTGGCTCATCCTTCGCCTTGGGCTTAGATTCTTTTGGCTGGGCAGGCTTCTTAGCAGATGGAACCGGGGGGACAGCATCCGCCTGCTTGACTTGACCGAGTATCTTGCGGAAGTTTGGCTGATTAACCAAGGTCCAGAAGTATCTCTCAACATGAGGAAACTCTGAGGTGAAACTCTTGATCATGATATTAGTGAAACCCAAATACAAGTTGCATGTTGTTATGATGTCAGCCAGGGTCACCGTGTGTCCAACCAGGTAAGTATTAGTGGCAAGATGAGTGTTCAATGCACCCAATGCTCTCTTTAGGGAAGAAATTGCAGCCTCCTCGGCCTTCAttccaaaaagaaaataaaattgaagctAACCGTTAGTGGCACTAGCAACATaatgtagaaaaaaaataaaaaaatcatgaacATAATCAAGTGATTTCAACTTTATGAAATGAACATATATACCACTCATTCATCACATAATACCATTCAACTGCAAAACATTCTCCAGCTCTTTATGCCAATAACAGTTAACAAATTTTGAAACATGACTAAAAAACTATGCATAAACATTTGTGTTCCTTAGTTCTCAGTCATCATTTTTCATACTTCTGTTTGGGGATGGAATAGCAACCACAGAGAGATTACAATCCACATTGCAAACTTCAAATCAGTTTCAAAAAGGTGAAATTAAcattaacattaaaaaaatattttgtacacTACTAACCGGAGGAAGGTAAGGTCCAAATCCCTTTCTTGGGTAGAACCACCTGCCAATATTAGCATCAATCTCCAATGATGAAAAATCAATCCATTGCTCGATGTGGCCCTTCAacataaaagaattaaaaatatgagcaaaaaatacaaaagaaTAGTGGAACAAAGACAAGTATTATGAACCAAAACATGCAAGAAACGAACACAGGTTTCAAACCCTTACATAATCAATAGAGGAAGAACCATACAAAGTGTTGTCCTCCTTTACCCGAGCAACTGCAAAATAAATCATGTATAAGATGTATAAGATCACATCATAATGTTGGGATTTCttcaaaaataaatcaaataatgaaTAATGATTGTAAAATCCTACCATAACGAGCAATTGCATTGCTCTCAAATACAGGACCCTCCGGTGTCTCTAACACAGGAACCTGGAAGAATACTATGCAATGTAAGTACAAGGTCAAACCAAATCAAAGCGATTAATGAGTGGAAAAATATGATACCTTGCCAATAGGATTCATCTTGAGAAATTCAGGGGTTTTATTAGACACACCCATCTCAAAGTTGGGGGCCAACTGAACCTGCACGCCGGCATACTCAGCTGCAATGAGTGCCTTGTAagcatttttgtttgatttacctGCATGCAGGATCTGCGCAACTATGAGTTAGATCAAGAGAACCTGAACTATAGATTAGATTAACACAAGTATAAAACGTAACACATTTATCAATCAAGAACTCATTAtgtaaattttcaaataaaaaactcATCTATGAAATTTGCAtactatttcaaaaaccccaattCAGAataaaaccctaaagcctaaataataagaataataagagAAATGGTTAGGCAAGAGATGGTGATTATGAGAGAGAATGAGGGAGGGACTCACTAAGGCCATGGCTTCGGTTCGCTTCAAAGAAGAAAACCGTGAAGCTCTCGATGATGACGTGGACTACCTGTTAGTTCAGTTCAACCAAGAAACAGAGGAACTCAAAAAACGTGACATCaaagaatgaaaaagagaacagagagaaaatgtgaagagATCGATGTTACCAGCTTCCAAGTGACGCCCCTCTGAGATGATGAGATCCAAAACTAGTAGACAGAGATAGGCGGCAAGGCCAAGTAGCCAACTTTATTAGGGTTTTGTAGTCACTACTCACCACTCACTAGTactcaattctccttttatttattttataattttttttatctgacTTGTATTTTGGGCTCAAATAGCTTTACCTTACAGCAGAGAGTCGAATATGGAAAATGGAAAATGGAATATCCTGTGGACAATATCGCAGTACACCAGAGAATTTAATAATGAGAATTGAGCAGTGTCACATTTTAAACCAAAGTTAATCTCTCACTCGTTGATAAGTGATAACCATTAGATCTTGAATAAAGGGTTCCCAAATAATagtcaataataatattatatataatattataatttatcaaataatccgaattttttatataaataaaataaatataaaatttatgtaCTAAACATGCCAAAAAATTTTCCGTTTTGGATAGTTtctgtttgatttttattttttaatttaatattgtcgaaaagagaaaaaaaagtgaaaaacgtCTGCTTGTTATGATCAAAATCGACACTAAACAAACGTGATTAACCAAACTTTAATTATGCTTAATAAACGTTAAACGAAAAGCTCATATTTTGTAAGAATGAAAAAGATGCACCTCTTTATAGTAAATAATGACATTGTGATGAGATTAAAAAGCTACATAGACAaatgttattttaaattatatgtatttTCTCATGTTTTATTATATAAGCTAAGGGTTGGGCTACACATACAAGcttacaagttggcccagcccaaacACAAGTCACGCGCATCAACACAGATTACATGGAGCGTCACTTCACGCGCTCAACACAAACGGTTACGTATGGgaaactcttccacttcttccactt is drawn from Arachis hypogaea cultivar Tifrunner chromosome 12, arahy.Tifrunner.gnm2.J5K5, whole genome shotgun sequence and contains these coding sequences:
- the LOC112726836 gene encoding elongation factor 1-gamma; the protein is MALILHAGKSNKNAYKALIAAEYAGVQVQLAPNFEMGVSNKTPEFLKMNPIGKVPVLETPEGPVFESNAIARYVARVKEDNTLYGSSSIDYGHIEQWIDFSSLEIDANIGRWFYPRKGFGPYLPPAEEAAISSLKRALGALNTHLATNTYLVGHTVTLADIITTCNLYLGFTNIMIKSFTSEFPHVERYFWTLVNQPNFRKILGQVKQADAVPPVPSAKKPAQPKESKPKAKDEPKKEAKKEAKKEPEKPKAEEEEEEAPKPKPKNPLDLLPPSKMVLDEWKRLYSNTKTNFREVAIKGFWDMYDPEGYSLWFCDYKYNDENTVSFVTMNKVGGFLQRMDLARKYAFGKMLVIGSEPPFKVKGLWLFRGQEIPKFVMDECYDMELYEWSKVDISDENQKERVNQMIEDHEPFEGESLLDAKCFK